The Acidobacteriota bacterium genome includes a region encoding these proteins:
- the lysS gene encoding lysine--tRNA ligase, which produces MSELDEQIQNRRSKRAALEEAGVVLYPHRFDHDLEPSAVHDGYGERSAEELEESPVRLRVPGRVRSIRRHGKAVFADLADGRGKLQLFLRLNKVGEATLQVFENLDLGDLVGAAGTLLRTRTGELSLLVEELVMLAKGLRPLPEKWHGLTDVEARYRQRYLDLLVNPESMRVFEVRAALVRGIREFLDARGFLEVETPMMQTLAGGAAARPFRTHHNALDLELFLRVAPELFLKRLVVGGMHRVYEINRNFRNEGISTRHNPEFTMLEFYWAYVDYRALMDLTEEMIRGLAESILGEPSLLWQGETIDLTSPWDRLSVRQAIVRYSDVPADRLEHAEDVAAELDRLELPRPPAETYGHLLMALFEGTAEKHLMQPTFLTEHPVEVSPLAKQSPEDPRFTERFELYIAGMEMANAFSELNDPDVQAERFRQQLAARESGDDEAHRYDEDYVRALEHGMPPAGGEGIGIDRLAMLFTDCSSIRDVILFPLMRPAAEEES; this is translated from the coding sequence ATGTCCGAGCTCGACGAGCAAATACAGAATCGACGTAGCAAGAGGGCCGCCCTGGAAGAGGCCGGTGTCGTCCTCTATCCGCACCGTTTCGACCACGACCTGGAGCCTTCGGCGGTGCACGACGGGTACGGCGAGCGCAGCGCCGAAGAGCTCGAGGAGTCACCGGTCCGGCTGCGGGTGCCGGGCCGGGTCCGCTCGATTCGGCGCCACGGCAAGGCGGTCTTCGCCGATCTCGCCGATGGTCGCGGCAAGCTGCAGCTCTTCCTGCGCCTCAACAAGGTCGGGGAGGCCACCCTGCAGGTCTTCGAGAACCTCGACCTCGGTGACCTGGTGGGTGCCGCCGGCACGCTCCTGCGCACCCGCACCGGCGAGCTGTCGCTGCTGGTCGAGGAGCTCGTGATGTTGGCCAAGGGCCTGCGGCCGCTGCCCGAGAAGTGGCACGGCTTGACCGACGTCGAGGCGCGCTATCGCCAGCGCTATCTCGACCTGCTGGTCAATCCGGAATCGATGCGGGTGTTCGAGGTGCGGGCGGCCCTGGTGCGCGGCATCCGTGAGTTTCTCGATGCTCGCGGCTTCCTGGAAGTCGAGACGCCGATGATGCAGACCCTCGCCGGGGGAGCCGCGGCGCGGCCCTTTCGCACCCACCACAACGCCCTCGATCTCGAGCTCTTCCTGCGGGTGGCGCCGGAGCTCTTTCTCAAGCGTTTGGTGGTCGGGGGCATGCACCGGGTCTACGAGATCAACCGCAACTTCCGCAACGAGGGCATCTCGACCCGTCACAACCCCGAGTTCACGATGCTCGAGTTCTACTGGGCCTATGTCGACTATCGCGCCCTGATGGATCTCACCGAGGAGATGATCCGCGGCCTCGCCGAGAGCATCCTCGGCGAGCCGAGCCTGCTCTGGCAGGGGGAGACCATCGACCTGACCTCGCCGTGGGACCGCTTGAGCGTGCGCCAGGCGATCGTGCGCTACAGCGACGTGCCGGCAGACCGCCTCGAGCACGCCGAGGACGTGGCGGCGGAGCTCGATCGCCTGGAGCTGCCGCGACCGCCGGCGGAAACCTACGGTCATCTGCTGATGGCGTTGTTCGAAGGCACCGCCGAGAAGCACCTGATGCAGCCCACCTTCCTGACCGAGCATCCGGTGGAGGTCTCGCCCCTCGCCAAGCAGTCGCCGGAAGATCCGCGCTTCACCGAGCGCTTCGAGCTCTACATCGCCGGCATGGAGATGGCGAACGCCTTCAGTGAGCTCAACGATCCGGACGTCCAGGCGGAGCGCTTCCGGCAGCAGCTGGCGGCACGGGAGAGCGGCGACGACGAAGCCCACCGCTATGACGAGGATTATGTGCGGGCATTGGAGCACGGCATGCCGCCGGCCGGAGGGGAGGGCATCGGCATCGATCGGCTGGCCATGCTGTTCACCGACTGCTCGTCGATCCGCGACGTCATCCTGTTTCCCCTCATGCGACCGGCGGCGGAGGAGGAGAGCTGA
- a CDS encoding purine-nucleoside phosphorylase — MSTPAEAIARGIERWDGLGLPRPDALVVSGSGLAVDLGEKVAGPHPITELLPFEIAAVEGHPLSFEILRPRADCTVVYFRGRLHTYQGYDAHQTVFLTRLACLLGARSVFMTNAAGGLRQDFKPGNLVLISDHLNMIGMNPLRGTLPASWGPQFPDMGAVYDPQLRQLAQQHGERLGIALEQGVYVGLAGPSYETPAEVRMLRTLGGDLVGMSTVLEMIAAHHLGRRCFGLSLVTNAAAGDTGEALDHEEVIEAGKIAAGHVSSLLKALLADPAAI; from the coding sequence ATGAGCACACCGGCCGAAGCTATCGCACGTGGAATCGAACGCTGGGACGGCCTCGGCCTGCCCCGACCGGACGCCCTGGTGGTCTCCGGCTCGGGCCTCGCCGTCGACCTTGGCGAGAAGGTTGCCGGGCCCCACCCGATCACCGAGCTATTGCCCTTCGAAATCGCCGCCGTCGAGGGCCACCCGCTGTCCTTCGAGATTCTTCGGCCGCGGGCGGACTGCACGGTGGTCTACTTTCGTGGTCGCCTGCACACCTACCAGGGGTACGACGCCCACCAGACCGTCTTCCTCACCCGCCTCGCCTGCCTCCTCGGCGCCCGCTCGGTGTTCATGACCAACGCCGCCGGTGGCCTCCGCCAGGACTTCAAGCCAGGCAACCTGGTGCTGATCTCCGACCATCTCAACATGATCGGCATGAATCCCCTGCGCGGCACCCTACCGGCCTCCTGGGGGCCACAGTTCCCGGACATGGGCGCGGTCTACGATCCCCAGCTCCGGCAGCTCGCCCAGCAGCACGGCGAGCGCCTCGGCATCGCCCTCGAGCAAGGGGTCTACGTCGGCCTCGCCGGGCCGAGCTACGAAACCCCGGCCGAAGTCCGCATGCTGCGCACCCTCGGTGGCGACCTGGTGGGCATGTCGACTGTGCTCGAAATGATCGCCGCCCACCATCTCGGACGACGCTGCTTCGGCCTCTCCCTGGTCACCAACGCCGCCGCCGGCGACACCGGCGAAGCCCTCGACCACGAAGAGGTCATCGAAGCCGGAAAAATCGCCGCCGGCCACGTCTCGAGCCTGCTCAAGGCCCTGCTAGCCGACCCCGCCGCGATCTAA
- a CDS encoding ABC transporter ATP-binding protein: protein MGVEIRGRGLTKSYRDGLRQVEVLRGADLDIAAGDLVAVVGPSGSGKSTLLHLLGTLDRPDAGGLEIAGQDVTALEGKALADFRNRTLGFVFQFYQLLPDFTALENVMIPGRIAGVAIGDLEVRARRLLDEVGLGHRLGHFPSQLSGGERQRVALCRALLLEPPLLLADEPTGNLDPESSEQVFELFLELRRRRGTTAVIVTHNPALAQRCGRILLLGDGILAQHNSLRT, encoded by the coding sequence ATGGGAGTAGAGATCCGCGGTCGTGGGCTGACCAAGAGCTATCGCGACGGTCTGCGTCAAGTCGAGGTGCTGCGTGGTGCCGATCTCGACATCGCGGCCGGCGATCTGGTCGCCGTCGTCGGTCCCTCCGGCTCCGGCAAGTCGACCTTGCTCCACCTGCTCGGCACCCTCGACCGGCCCGATGCCGGCGGCCTCGAGATCGCCGGCCAGGACGTCACCGCCCTCGAGGGGAAGGCCCTCGCCGACTTCCGCAATCGCACCCTCGGCTTCGTCTTTCAGTTCTACCAGCTCCTGCCGGACTTCACCGCCCTCGAGAACGTCATGATTCCGGGTCGCATCGCCGGCGTCGCCATCGGCGATCTCGAAGTCCGGGCTCGCCGCCTGCTCGACGAGGTCGGATTGGGACATCGCCTGGGGCACTTCCCGTCGCAGCTCTCGGGGGGCGAACGCCAGCGCGTCGCCCTCTGCCGAGCCCTGCTCCTCGAGCCGCCCCTGCTGCTCGCCGACGAGCCCACCGGCAATCTCGATCCGGAGAGCAGCGAACAGGTTTTCGAGCTCTTCCTGGAGCTTCGCCGGCGCCGCGGAACGACCGCCGTCATCGTCACCCACAACCCGGCCTTGGCCCAGCGATGTGGTAGGATTTTGCTTCTCGGGGACGGTATTTTGGCGCAACATAACTCCCTGAGAACGTGA
- a CDS encoding FtsX-like permease family protein → METSSLKAALPLVDELRQSLPVGSQVRSWQDINRPLFFVLRLEKALMFVSVSLVVLVAALSLVSSLSLVVANKKSEIGMLGAMGATTGTLRRAFLLLGALLAGRGLAVGAACGMLGAWALDRFQLLKMPGDVFVFDYIPFLVRFSDVVAVVLLTLVLALGFSFLAANRAASVRPVRALAK, encoded by the coding sequence GTGGAGACTTCCTCCCTCAAGGCCGCGCTGCCGCTGGTCGATGAGCTGCGCCAATCCCTGCCGGTGGGCAGCCAGGTGCGTAGCTGGCAGGACATCAACCGGCCGCTGTTCTTCGTGCTTCGTCTCGAGAAGGCCCTGATGTTCGTCTCCGTCTCGCTGGTCGTGCTGGTGGCGGCCTTGTCCTTGGTGTCGTCCCTGTCCTTGGTGGTGGCCAATAAGAAGTCGGAGATCGGCATGCTCGGCGCGATGGGAGCGACGACCGGCACGCTGCGCCGGGCCTTCCTCCTGCTGGGTGCCCTCCTCGCCGGTCGCGGACTGGCGGTGGGTGCGGCTTGCGGCATGCTGGGGGCCTGGGCCCTCGACCGCTTTCAGCTACTCAAGATGCCCGGCGATGTCTTCGTCTTCGACTACATCCCGTTTCTGGTCCGGTTTTCGGACGTCGTCGCCGTCGTACTCCTCACCCTCGTCCTGGCACTCGGCTTCTCTTTCCTGGCGGCGAACCGGGCGGCGTCGGTGAGGCCGGTTCGCGCCCTGGCGAAATAG
- a CDS encoding ATP-dependent Clp protease ATP-binding subunit: MFEKYNEKARRALFFARYEASKLGSRVIESEHILLGILREGEESVTELFRRFQIKPDDVRREIEGERVFVERISSTAELPLSEESKKILAYASHEAESMLHSAVGSEHLLIGILRVEGCLAMRILAQHGLDVYTVREEVLTVAKEREASQQKKEMPFLAEYSRDLTSLAAEGTFDPLIGRELEVERIIQILSRRTKNNPILLGEPGVGKTAIVEGLAQRIVAGEVPIFLASRRIVALDLSLIVAGTKYRGQFEERLKGILKELKESQELIVFIDEIHSLIGAGSAEGSLDAANILKPALSRGEISCIGATTLKEYRKYIEKDRSLLRRFQSVQVDPPSDEETFEILAGVKDRYEEFHKVRYSEDSLRSAIYQATRYITDRHLPDKAIDVIDEAGARVKLRRVRDTQNLRRLEAEIRQVVRDMKSAISDKDFERAVYLREREIELREDLEGMGLPEEATDLEVSRLDVEEVISSWTGIPVASLASVEAEKLMRMEDSLREWVVGQDRAISAMSRAIRRSRLGVSNPQRPVGSFIFLGPSGVGKTEVARRLSEFLFGSQKALVRFDMSEYMEKHAVSKLIGSPPGYVGHEEGGQLTEQVRRQPYSLILFDEIEKAHPDVANLLLQILEDGILTDSYGNHVDFRNTLILMTSNIGSKLVLRGGRMGFSEGDEDAEFVRIEEEILAELQRGFSPEFINRLDEVIVFRPLNRDNLRDIVDILLRDVNLTLAERGLKVRVDGGAKDWLLDRAGIDPSTGARPLRRTIQRHIQDAVSEILISKHGEPIEEIDVTLEEDELRFHPRMREMVAQEH, from the coding sequence ATGTTCGAGAAATACAACGAGAAAGCCCGTCGTGCACTGTTTTTCGCCCGCTATGAGGCGAGCAAGCTGGGCAGTCGGGTCATCGAGTCGGAGCACATTCTGCTGGGCATCCTGCGCGAAGGCGAGGAGAGCGTCACGGAACTCTTCCGCCGCTTCCAGATCAAGCCCGACGACGTCCGCCGGGAGATCGAAGGCGAACGCGTCTTCGTCGAGCGCATCTCGTCGACGGCGGAGCTGCCGCTGTCGGAAGAATCCAAAAAGATCCTCGCCTACGCCTCCCACGAGGCCGAGAGCATGCTGCACTCGGCGGTCGGCTCGGAGCACCTGCTGATCGGCATCCTGCGGGTCGAGGGCTGCCTGGCGATGCGCATCCTGGCGCAGCACGGGCTGGACGTCTACACGGTGCGGGAGGAGGTCCTGACGGTGGCCAAGGAGCGTGAGGCCTCGCAGCAGAAGAAGGAGATGCCCTTCCTCGCCGAGTACAGCCGCGATCTCACCTCGCTGGCTGCCGAAGGCACCTTCGATCCCCTGATCGGGCGCGAGCTCGAGGTCGAGCGGATCATTCAGATCCTCTCTCGGCGGACCAAGAACAACCCCATCCTGCTGGGCGAGCCGGGGGTCGGCAAGACCGCCATCGTCGAGGGCCTGGCGCAGCGCATCGTCGCCGGGGAAGTGCCGATCTTCCTCGCCAGCCGCCGCATCGTCGCCCTCGATCTCTCCCTGATCGTCGCCGGCACCAAGTACCGCGGCCAGTTCGAGGAGCGCCTCAAGGGCATCCTGAAGGAGCTCAAGGAGAGCCAAGAGCTGATCGTCTTCATCGACGAGATCCACTCGCTGATCGGCGCCGGCTCGGCGGAGGGCTCCCTCGACGCCGCCAACATCCTCAAACCGGCCTTGTCACGGGGCGAGATCTCGTGCATCGGCGCCACCACCCTCAAGGAGTACCGCAAGTACATCGAGAAGGATCGCTCCTTGCTGCGCCGCTTCCAGTCGGTGCAGGTCGACCCGCCGAGCGACGAGGAGACCTTCGAGATTCTCGCCGGCGTCAAGGATCGCTACGAAGAGTTCCACAAGGTGCGCTACTCCGAGGACTCGCTGCGCTCGGCGATCTACCAGGCGACGCGCTACATCACCGACCGCCATCTGCCGGACAAGGCCATCGACGTCATCGACGAGGCCGGCGCTCGGGTCAAGCTGCGGCGGGTGCGCGACACCCAGAACTTGCGCCGTCTCGAGGCCGAGATCCGCCAAGTGGTGCGCGACATGAAGTCGGCGATCTCGGACAAGGACTTCGAGCGTGCGGTGTATCTGCGCGAGCGTGAGATCGAGCTGCGCGAGGATCTCGAGGGCATGGGACTGCCGGAAGAGGCGACCGACCTCGAGGTCAGCCGCCTCGACGTCGAGGAGGTGATCTCCTCCTGGACCGGCATTCCGGTGGCCAGTCTGGCTTCCGTCGAGGCCGAGAAGCTGATGCGCATGGAGGACAGTCTGCGCGAGTGGGTGGTGGGCCAGGATCGCGCCATCAGCGCCATGAGCCGCGCCATTCGCCGCTCCCGCCTGGGAGTGAGCAATCCGCAGCGGCCGGTGGGCTCGTTCATCTTCCTCGGACCGTCCGGCGTCGGCAAAACCGAGGTCGCCCGTCGCCTGTCGGAGTTCCTCTTCGGATCCCAGAAGGCCCTGGTGCGCTTCGACATGAGCGAGTACATGGAGAAGCACGCCGTCTCCAAGCTGATCGGCTCACCGCCGGGCTACGTCGGCCACGAAGAGGGTGGCCAGCTCACCGAGCAGGTGCGCCGTCAGCCCTACTCGCTGATCCTGTTCGACGAGATCGAGAAGGCCCACCCGGATGTCGCCAACCTGCTGCTGCAGATTCTCGAGGACGGCATCCTGACCGACTCCTACGGCAACCATGTGGACTTCCGCAACACCCTCATCCTGATGACCTCGAACATCGGCAGCAAGCTGGTGCTGCGGGGTGGCCGGATGGGTTTCTCGGAAGGCGACGAGGATGCCGAGTTCGTACGTATCGAGGAAGAGATCCTCGCCGAGCTGCAGCGTGGTTTCAGCCCCGAGTTCATCAACCGCCTCGACGAGGTGATCGTCTTCCGGCCGCTGAACCGGGACAACCTGCGGGACATCGTGGACATTCTTTTGCGAGACGTCAATCTGACCCTGGCAGAGCGCGGCCTGAAGGTGCGGGTCGATGGCGGGGCCAAGGATTGGCTGCTCGATCGGGCGGGAATCGACCCGTCGACCGGCGCGCGACCGTTGCGCCGGACGATCCAGCGCCACATCCAGGATGCGGTTTCCGAGATCCTCATCAGCAAGCACGGTGAGCCGATCGAGGAGATCGACGTGACGTTGGAGGAGGACGAGCTGCGCTTCCATCCCCGGATGCGCGAGATGGTGGCTCAGGAGCACTGA